The region AAAGGAACGGAAGGATGCGGATTTAAAATTCAAAAGCGATTTGCTGACTAAAGCAAAAATGAGCAAATTTTGGGCTTCGATTTTTTATCTCACAGTTCGGATAGGTGGCGCAGAAGTTTTGAGTTTATCATTCACATGGGCTTTTGCTCAGAAATCCTAACTCAACTGTTCCCTCGCAGGATACGATTTTTTTCCCACTGCAAAGAGGTTAATATGAATCTATTTTGAAAAACGAAGTCATCAAAAGGAATATCCTAGACGCTGACGCCTTTTTAAACGCTCAAAAAAGAGTGAAATGAGTGCAGGCAAAGTCAGCCAAAAAATAATCGTTGTCAGTGTATAATCATACACCTCCATTGTTAAGAATAATGTCTCTATTGAAGGTATCTCACCGGGTGGGGATTAATCAAGAAAAAACTGCGTAGCGCAGCGGAGCTTCGTTCAACTTTGCGCTGGAGAGGACGCGGTACAGCATGTTCCGAAAACCGCCAAATCGGGGGCGCACCCATCAGCATAGTCGTCAGCGCAAGACAATGCCATATTTCAATCCCTGCAAGAAATAGAAAATGGTGAAGAGGGAATCACCTGACTTTCTTCTTCGCAGGTTTTGCAGCTTTAACAGGCTTCCTCTGAAGTATTTTAGAGTGCGTTTTAATGAAATTCAGCATTTCCTGTTTGACTCGCTCCTTCTCAACATCGACCGTAATAATGTGATAGGATTCCTCAAGGTCAATCTTCAATTTTTCAGTTGAGCCGATTTCATCAAATATGATTGTAGAGTTCGAAAAAGCAACCGAGTGATCATTTTTGGCGTGCATAATCAAAATCGGCTGCGTGACTTCCGGCAAATCTCCTCGCACATGGTCCACGAGCTGAAAGAATTGTTCAGCAGCATAAAGCGGATATTTTTGATAACTCGCCAGTTTTGGTTTCATGGATGTGTCCCGCACATCCTCCCCGTTTCGTTTGTAGCGGTACTTTTTGACTCTCTTTAAAAATTTTATTGCCGTTGTTTGCCAGGTTGGAAATTTAATCGCGGTTGATAAAGCGACAATCCCCTGAACAGGCCGATGGGCTGCCAGATTCAGGGCGAGTGTCCCGCCGGTTGAAAGTCCACACACGAAAACTTCTTCGCAGACTTTGTTTAATTCCTCATAAGCTTCTTTCACACAATTAAACCAGTCGCGCCAGGTGTAATTAAACAAATCCGCCGAATGGGTGGCATGTCCCGGCAAAGTCGGAATAGAAACCGTAAAATTCTGTTTGACCAGAACCTCGCCCAGGTCCAGCCATTCGTTTGGGCTGCCGGTAAACCCGTGAATCAGGAGGCAGCCCACCGGTCCTTTCTTATGAAAATTAGTAAAATTATTTGAAGACATAACTTTGTAAATATTTCTAAGTTAGCTCTGAAGGAAAACTTATTTTTTTCTGTCTTTGCGAGCGTTTCTCAGCGAAGCAATCTCCTGATTGGCTAGGCTCGAGATTGCTTCGGCAAAGGCTTGTCCTGAGCTTGTCGAAGGAACGCCTCGCAAAGACGGGTATAAGATGACTTCCCAGTCAAGCGCTAAGTTCCGCTCGTCCATTGATCGGACTGAGGATCCCAAAACGGACCTTCCAAACCGATGTCAGCAAAAATTTTAACCATGTCGTCGGGAGCCGGCCGCCGCGCATCCACAGTCAGTCGATTTCCGTACCAGGTCACGGCTAACTGCCACATCTGCTGTAACGTCAAAATCGGGCGCCGAGGAACATTGTGATCCCGGCACCACTTATTCACGTGCTCTTCCGACCGGAAGAGAAGCATGGTTTGTCAGGTGTAAACAATGTCGTCCCACCAGTGCGCCGCTGGCACCGCAAAGTGGATGGCACAGTCTTGTGGCACCGGAGCCCCATCGCGTACCTCGAGCGACATCGCCTCTCCACAATCTCCGCAGGTGGTCGCAACATCGCCATCGTCATGAAGCGCAGCAGCGACCCCAAGG is a window of candidate division KSB1 bacterium DNA encoding:
- a CDS encoding alpha/beta fold hydrolase; its protein translation is MSSNNFTNFHKKGPVGCLLIHGFTGSPNEWLDLGEVLVKQNFTVSIPTLPGHATHSADLFNYTWRDWFNCVKEAYEELNKVCEEVFVCGLSTGGTLALNLAAHRPVQGIVALSTAIKFPTWQTTAIKFLKRVKKYRYKRNGEDVRDTSMKPKLASYQKYPLYAAEQFFQLVDHVRGDLPEVTQPILIMHAKNDHSVAFSNSTIIFDEIGSTEKLKIDLEESYHIITVDVEKERVKQEMLNFIKTHSKILQRKPVKAAKPAKKKVR